From Antennarius striatus isolate MH-2024 chromosome 9, ASM4005453v1, whole genome shotgun sequence, one genomic window encodes:
- the prune gene encoding exopolyphosphatase PRUNE1: protein MEDFLSSCRRAVKGDRDQGGPGFHVVLGNEACDVDSMVCSLVYAYFLSKTVQSDMVVVPLMNIRQADLVLRSDNVFLLRQTGVSPDLLLFRDQLDLRALQRGGRLRLTLVDHNLLPSSDSSLEGAVVEVIDHHLLEREPSPSCPVTVEMVGSCATLVTEHIIQKGPEVLDQQVAQLLYGAVVLDCVNMAPSAGKVTPRDTEVVEALERRFPALPPRGALFQRLSQAKFDVSGLNTEQMLLKDMKSVSGDVNTTVSVLYVPLEDFLQRAELGAELSAFCLKFGFELLLLMTISFTEDQEPIRELAVFSRSATLRKEVGLYLEHAHSPALDLRPISSPYPHLTAYQQGNSLASRKKLLPLVKDFLRERVDGRLGDREEEEEEESRVPPTPMNSLVEGCPLDDGLPHISAQDLEDKFSKMADRRGK, encoded by the exons ATGGAGGACTTCCTGTCGAGCTGCCGACGGGCCGTGAAG GGGGACCGGGATCAGGGCGGCCCAGGGTTCCATGTGGTTCTGGGGAATGAAGCCTGTGACGTGGACTCAATGGTGTGTTCACTGGTCTACGCCTACTTCCTCTCCAAG ACCGTCCAGAGCGACATGGTGGTCGTCCCACTGATGAACATCCGTCAGGCGGACCTGGTGCTGCGGTCCGATAACGTCTTCCTGCTCAGACAGACCGGCGTGTCTCCAGACCTGCTGCTGTTCAGAGACCAGCTGGACCTCAGGGCCCTGCAGCGGGGGGGTCGCCTGCGGCTGACGCTGGTCGACCACAACCTCCTGCCCAG ttccgaCAGCAGCCTTGAGGGGGCGGTAGTTGAAGTGATCGACCACCACCTGCTGGAGAGAGAGCCCTCCCCTTCCTGCCCTGTTACCGTGGAGATGGTGGGTTCCTGTGCGACCCTGGTAACAGAACATATCATCCAAAAAGGTCCAGAAGTCTTGGATCAGCAGGTGGCTCAGCTGCTCTACG GCGCCGTGGTGCTGGACTGCGTCAACATGGCGCCCTCAGCGGGAAAAGTGACCCCTCGGGACACTGAGGTCGTGGAGGCGTTGGAGCGACGCTTCCCTGCTCTTCCACCGAGGGGCGCTCTCTTCCAGAGGCTGAGCCAAGCCAAGTTTGACGTCTCAG GTCTGAACACGGAACAGATGCTGTTGAAGGACATGAAGTCCGTTTCAGGAGACGTGAACACAACCGTCTCTGTTCTGTACGTCCCTCTAGAG GACTTCCTGCAGAGGGCGGAGTTGGGGGCGGAGCTCTCAGCTTTCTGTTTGAAGTTTGGCTtcgagctgctgctgctgatgaccaTTTCCTTCACTGAGGAccaagagccaatcagagagctcgCTGTGTTCAGCCGCAGCGCCACCTTGAGGAAGGAG GTGGGCCTCTACCTGGAACACGCCCATAGCCCCGCTCTTGACCTCCGTCCAATCAGCAGCCCCTATCCTCACCTCACAGCCTATCAGCAAG GAAACTCTCTGGCATCCCGGAAGAAGCTCCTCCCCCTTGTTAAAGACTTCCTGAGGGAGAGAGTAGATGGTCGCCTAGGCgacagggaggaggaagaggaggaggagtctcgGGTTCCTCCCACCCCGATGAACAGTCTGGTGGAGGGGTGTCCTCTGGATGATGGGCTGCCCCACATCAGCGCTCAGGACCTGGAGGACAAGTTCAGCAAGATGGCCGACAGGCGAGGgaagtga
- the bnipl gene encoding bcl-2/adenovirus E1B 19 kDa-interacting protein 2-like protein isoform X1: MSSAAGHTDTEDRAPIGSSSPTSFQDMELREEWQDDGFPRPLPEDGGGVEDADTCPDVLQPAGDSAPPTSLALSGSSGGGAKKRLAAPSLSLTLSGRDSQDPSSDGFAALSATPDEAASLDINLEALETPSGSETGTLPDSLHELEWEDDLPRMARGGARTAARRSSERSEGLMELDQVDSRGRRWRRFCISGHEYQVNMSVVEPYLQVLSHGGYYGDEMNAIILFTSCYLPENSVENYEYIMDNLFRYILGTLDLMVSENYLLVYLCAMAPRSKVPPIRWLHRCYLSIDRRLKKDLKGLLVVHPAWYIRAVVTVIKPFISEKFSKKIRFIRSLQELTRVIPTDRLQIPDAIRHFDETLNG, from the exons atgaGCTCTGCTGCCGGACACACGGACACAGAGGACAG GGCTCCCATTGGCTCGTCCAGTCCAACCAGCTTCCAGGACATGGAGCTGAGGGAGGAGTGGCAGGACGACGGCTTCCCCAG GCCCCTCCCAGAGGACGGTGGGGGTGTGGAGGACGCTGACACCTGTCCAGACGTCCTGCAGCCTGCAGGTGAttcagccccgcccaccagccTGGCCCTGTCAGGCTCTTCCGGAGGCGGGGCTAAGAAGCGTCTGGCGGCGCCGTCCCTCAGCCTGACGCTGAGCGGCAGAGACTCCCAGGACCCGAGCAGCGACGGCTTCGCCGCCCTGTCAGCCACGCCCGACGAGGCGGCGTCCCTGGATATCAACCTGGAGGCCCTGGAGACGCCGTCCGGCAGCGAGACGGGCACCTTACCGGACAGCCTGCACGAGCTGGAATGGGAGG ATGACCTCCCCCGGATGGCGAGGGGTGGGGCCCGCACGGCGGCCAGGCGCTCGTCCGAGCGCTCGGAGGGGCTGATGGAGCTGGACCAGGtggacagcagggggcgccgcTGGAGGCGCTTCTGCATCTCCGGACACGAGTACCAGGTCAACATGAGCGTGGTGGAGCCCTACCTGCAGGTCCTGTCCCacggag GTTACTATGGAGACGAGATGAACGCCATCATCCTGTTCACCTCCTGCTACCTGCCGGAGAACTCAGTGGAGAACTACGAGTACATCATGGACAACCTGttcag GTACATCTTGGGGACGTTGGACCTGATGGTCTCGGAGAACTACCTGCTGGTCTACCTGTGTGCGATGGCGCCCAGGAGCAAAGTCCCGCCCATCAGATGGCTGCACCGCTGCTACTTGTCCATCGACAGGAG GCTGAAGAAGGACCTGAAGGGTCTGCTGGTGGTCCACCCCGCCTGGTACATCAGAGCCGTCGTCACGGTGATCAAACCCTTcatcag CGAGAAGTTCAGCAAGAAGATCCGGTTCATCCGGAGCCTGCAGGAGCTGACCCGGGTCATCCCCACGGACCGGCTGCAGATCCCAGACGCCATCCGCCA CTTCGATGAGACTTTGAACGGATGA
- the bnipl gene encoding bcl-2/adenovirus E1B 19 kDa-interacting protein 2-like protein isoform X2, whose translation MSSAAGHTDTEDRPLPEDGGGVEDADTCPDVLQPAGDSAPPTSLALSGSSGGGAKKRLAAPSLSLTLSGRDSQDPSSDGFAALSATPDEAASLDINLEALETPSGSETGTLPDSLHELEWEDDLPRMARGGARTAARRSSERSEGLMELDQVDSRGRRWRRFCISGHEYQVNMSVVEPYLQVLSHGGYYGDEMNAIILFTSCYLPENSVENYEYIMDNLFRYILGTLDLMVSENYLLVYLCAMAPRSKVPPIRWLHRCYLSIDRRLKKDLKGLLVVHPAWYIRAVVTVIKPFISEKFSKKIRFIRSLQELTRVIPTDRLQIPDAIRHFDETLNG comes from the exons atgaGCTCTGCTGCCGGACACACGGACACAGAGGACAG GCCCCTCCCAGAGGACGGTGGGGGTGTGGAGGACGCTGACACCTGTCCAGACGTCCTGCAGCCTGCAGGTGAttcagccccgcccaccagccTGGCCCTGTCAGGCTCTTCCGGAGGCGGGGCTAAGAAGCGTCTGGCGGCGCCGTCCCTCAGCCTGACGCTGAGCGGCAGAGACTCCCAGGACCCGAGCAGCGACGGCTTCGCCGCCCTGTCAGCCACGCCCGACGAGGCGGCGTCCCTGGATATCAACCTGGAGGCCCTGGAGACGCCGTCCGGCAGCGAGACGGGCACCTTACCGGACAGCCTGCACGAGCTGGAATGGGAGG ATGACCTCCCCCGGATGGCGAGGGGTGGGGCCCGCACGGCGGCCAGGCGCTCGTCCGAGCGCTCGGAGGGGCTGATGGAGCTGGACCAGGtggacagcagggggcgccgcTGGAGGCGCTTCTGCATCTCCGGACACGAGTACCAGGTCAACATGAGCGTGGTGGAGCCCTACCTGCAGGTCCTGTCCCacggag GTTACTATGGAGACGAGATGAACGCCATCATCCTGTTCACCTCCTGCTACCTGCCGGAGAACTCAGTGGAGAACTACGAGTACATCATGGACAACCTGttcag GTACATCTTGGGGACGTTGGACCTGATGGTCTCGGAGAACTACCTGCTGGTCTACCTGTGTGCGATGGCGCCCAGGAGCAAAGTCCCGCCCATCAGATGGCTGCACCGCTGCTACTTGTCCATCGACAGGAG GCTGAAGAAGGACCTGAAGGGTCTGCTGGTGGTCCACCCCGCCTGGTACATCAGAGCCGTCGTCACGGTGATCAAACCCTTcatcag CGAGAAGTTCAGCAAGAAGATCCGGTTCATCCGGAGCCTGCAGGAGCTGACCCGGGTCATCCCCACGGACCGGCTGCAGATCCCAGACGCCATCCGCCA CTTCGATGAGACTTTGAACGGATGA
- the LOC137601519 gene encoding uncharacterized protein FLJ40521 — MEPESRWNQSPGGTRVQMEPESRWNQSPGGTRVQMEPESRRNQSPGGTRVQMEPESRWNQSPGGTRVQVEPESRRNQSPDGTRVQEEPESRKNQSPGGTRVQVEPESRRNQSPDGTRVQEEPESRWNQSPGGTRVQEEPESRRNQSPDGTRVQMEPESRRNQSPGGTRVQEEPESRWNQSPGGTRVQEEPESRWNQSPDGTRVQEEPESRWNQSPGGTRVQMEPESRRNQSPGRTRVQVEPESRWNQSPGKNRVQVEPESRRNQSLEGTRVQEEPKSRRYQSPGGNRVQEEPESRWNQSPGRSRTSSKVKQNLDPEFSVCSLIRYK, encoded by the coding sequence ATGGAACCAGAGTCCAGATGGAACCAGAGTCCAGGAGGAACCAGAGTCCAGATGGAACCAGAGTCCAGGTGGAACCAGAGTCCAGGAGGAACCAGAGTCCAGATGGAACCAGAGTCCAGGAGGAACCAGAGTCCAGGAGGAACCAGAGTCCAGATGGAACCAGAGTCCAGATGGAACCAGAGTCCAGGAGGAACCAGAGTCCAGGTGGAACCAGAGTCCAGGAGGAACCAGAGTCCAGATGGAACCAGAGTCCAGGAGGAACCAGAGTCCAGGAAGAACCAGAGTCCAGGTGGAACCAGAGTCCAGGTGGAACCAGAGTCCAGGAGGAACCAGAGTCCAGATGGAACCAGAGTCCAGGAGGAACCAGAGTCCAGATGGAACCAGAGTCCAGGTGGAACCAGAGTCCAGGAGGAACCAGAGTCCAGGAGGAACCAGAGTCCAGATGGAACCAGAGTCCAGATGGAACCAGAGTCCAGGAGGAACCAGAGTCCAGGTGGAACCAGAGTCCAGGAGGAACCAGAGTCCAGATGGAACCAGAGTCCAGGAGGAACCAGAGTCCAGGAGGAACCAGAGTCCAGATGGAACCAGAGTCCAGATGGAACCAGAGTCCAGGAGGAACCAGAGTCCAGGTGGAACCAGAGTCCAGGAGGAACCAGAGTCCAGATGGAACCAGAGTCCAGGAGGAACCAGAGTCCAGGAAGAACCAGAGTCCAGGTGGAACCAGAGTCCAGGTGGAACCAGAGCCCAGGAAAAAACAGAGTCCAGGTTGAACCAGAGTCCAGGAGGAACCAGAGTCTAGAAGGAACCAGAGTCCAGGAAGAACCAAAGTCCAGGAGGTACCAGAGTCCAGGTGGAAACAGAGTCCAGGAGGAACCAGAATCCAGGTGGAACCAGAGTCCAGGAAGAAGCAGAACCAGTTCTAAGGTGAAACAAAACCTGGATCCTGAATTCTCCGTCTGCAGTCTCATccgatataaataa
- the LOC137600950 gene encoding thioredoxin-interacting protein-like, whose protein sequence is MVLSRGNKPTVFRLLFSDPGRSFYGGGDKLAGSVQLEAAQPCRLAGLRVTAAGCARVDHRGRSRRSRSQEVEYLRYEEPLRLEEALPADPDGCFLLQPGKTYSFQFGFELPAAGRLVSSYKGKFGYVRYYVRAVLDRPSQHALQVEREFEVEEQLDVNRPDLLAPAAASAHRKLTCMLIPDGQVSISARINRKGFCQGDDISINAKFENSCSRIVVPKAAIVATHTYVADGRTKEVRQKLTAVRGDPIISGMCDMWQGRSLRVPRLRPSLLSCDIIRVDYALRIYLRIPGSDKLTLELPLVIGSAPVGVGSRSGSVSSQATSLSSWASLPSSPPSYTNIPPHLRGGGAHTPLLHDMDDEDDEGGLFMRAPEARFPPPPMYTEVDPGSGPPSHLVQVF, encoded by the exons ATGGTTCTGTCCCGGGGCAACAAGCCGACGGTCTTCCGGCTGCTCTTCTCCGATCCCGGCAGGTCGTTCTACGGCGGCGGGGACAAGCTGGCGGGCTCCGTGCAGCTGGAGGCGGCTCAGCCCTGCAGGCTGGCCGGCCTCAGGGTCACCGCGGCCGGCTGCGCCCGCGTGGATCACCGCGGCCGGAGCCGCAGGAGCCGCAGTCAGGAGGTGGAGTACCTGAGGTACGAGGAGCCGCTGCGGCTGGAGGAGGCGCTGCCGGCAG ATCCAGACGgctgcttcctgctgcagccTGGAAAAACCTACAGCTTCCAGTTCGGCTTCGAGCTTCCTGCCGCTGG GCGTCTGGTGTCGTCCTACAAAGGAAAGTTCGGCTACGTGCGCTACTACGTGCGCGCGGTGCTGGACAGGccttcccagcatgctttgcagGTTGAGAGGGAgttcgaggtggaggagcagttgGACGTGAACCGCCCTGACCTGCTG GCGCCGGCCGCCGCCTCCGCGCACAGGAAGCTCACCTGCATGCTGATCCCTGACGGCCAGGTGTCCATCAGCGCACGCATCAACAGGAAGGGCTTCTGCCAGGGCGACGACATCAGCATCAACGCCAAGTTCGAGAACAGCTGCTCGCGCATCGTGGTGCCGAAGGCCGCTATCGTCGCCACGCACACCTACGTCGCCGATGGACGCACCAAG GAGGTGCGTCAGAAGCTGACGGCGGTCCGAGGAGACCCCATCATCTCCGGGATGTGTGACATGTGGCAGGGGAGGAGCCTCAGGGTGCCCCGCCTACGCCCCTCCCTCctcagctgtgacatcatcagggtgGACTATGCCCTCAGG ATCTACCTGCGCATCCCCGGCAGCGACAAGCTGACCCTGGAGCTGCCACTGGTCATTGGCTCCGCCCCGGTGGGCGTCGGCAGCCGGTCGGGCAGCGTGAGCAGCCAGGCCACGTCCCTCAGCAGCTGGGCCTCCCTCCCCTCGTCCCCCCCCAGCTACACCAACATCCCCCCACACCTGAGGGGGGGCGGCGCCCACACCCCCCTGCTGCACGACATGGACGACGAGGACGACGAGGGGGGGCTCTTCATGAGGGCCCCTGAGGCACGCTTCCCTCCTCCCCCCATGTACACCGAG gtgGACCCGGGCTCCGGTCCCCCTtcacacctggttcaggtgttCTGA
- the LOC137600956 gene encoding major histocompatibility complex class I-related gene protein-like encodes MFVLRSVCLLLHLVTCSGSGRHSLWAMATYISGTTPFPEFTAVLMLDDIQVGYYDSDTDRLTRVGGAKGEGAELDLGAEALFVLRDIYSSMKKRLTLVKLRLNLTEARVHVQQRLTGCEVLADGSPAYIMFRDGSDGRDADSLVYNTSHFSYAGGAGVEIRWGAVKRLHFQTLYANIYLPFCVRTLQQLLRRERHLVARRVRPRVRLVTKVLGGGGARVTCLATDFYPRHINLTLLRDGVAVEAWRLSGGELLPNGNGLYQVRKTVVLEEAELRRGHNYTCSATHLSLDNRLEVSWRAELAHSHAVPAVLGPAGLVLAGVLVGAGLWWRRRRRERSVTKVTREQEPGAAEPMMATRR; translated from the exons ATGTTTGTTCTCCGGTCGGTGTGTCTGCTCCTCCACCTGGTCACGTGTTCAG GCTCAGGACGACACTCCCTCTGGGCGATGGCCACCTACATCTCAGGGACCACCCCTTTCCCAGAGTTCACGGCGGTCCTGATGCTGGACGACATCCAGGTCGGGTACTACGACTCGGACACTGATCGCCTGACacgggtgggcggggccaagggggagggggcggagctggaCCTGGGGGCGGAGGCTCTGTTCGTGCTGCGGGACATCTACTCCAGCATGAAGAAGCGCCTGACGCTGGTGAAGCTCCGCCTCAACCTGACGGAGGCGCGCGTCCACGTGCAGCAGCGGCTGACGGGCTGCGAGGTGCTGGCGGACGGAAGCCCCGCCTACATCATGTTCAGGGACGGGTCGGACGGGCGCGACGCCGACAGCCTGGTGTACAACACGTCTCACTTCAGCTACGCGGGCGGGGCCGGCGTGGAGATCCGTTGGGGGGCGGTGAAACGGCTGCACTTCCAGACGCTCTACGCCAACATCTACCTGCCGTTCTGCGTGCGCAcgctccagcagctgctgcgCCGCGAGCGCCACCTGGTGGCGCGCCGCGTCCGTCCCCGCGTCCGCCTCGTCACCAAGGTgctgggcgggggcggggcccgGGTCACCTGCCTGGCCACGGACTTCTACCCCCGCCACATCAACCTGACGCTGCTGCGCGATGGCGTGGCGGTGGAGGCGTGGCGGCTGAGCGGCGGCGAGCTGCTGCCCAATGGCAACGGCCTCTACCAGGTGAGGAAGACAGTGGtgctggaggaggcggagctaaggAGGGGCCACAACTACACCTGCTCCGCCACGCACCTGAGCCTGGACAACCGGCTGGAGGTGAGCTGGAGGGCGGAGCTCGCCCACTCGCACGCCGTCCCCGCCGTCCTGGGGCCGGCCGGCCTGGTGCTCGCTGGCGTcctggtgggggcggggctctggtggaggaggaggcggcgtgAGCGGAGTGTCACCAAGGTAACACGGGAGCAGGAGCCAGGAGCTGCTGAGCCGATGATGGCGACGCGGCGCTGA